Proteins from a genomic interval of Micromonospora sp. NBC_00389:
- a CDS encoding acyl-CoA dehydrogenase family protein produces the protein MSIVDTPERRQLRELTRAFVTREVLPHLDEWERAGEVPRALHATAAKLGLLGISFPESVGGSGGDLLDSIIVTEELIRSGGSSGLVAALFTHGIALPHMVAAAGVHPGGSLGGRLGGTTTPGADDLVERYVRPTLAGTMIGALAITEPDGGSDVAGIRTTARRDGDHYVVNGSKTYITSGHRADFVTTAVCTEFPGSGELTLLVIDKGTPGFTVGRRLEKLGWHCSDTAELSFVDVRVPVANRIGAENTGFLAIMQHFAAERLSLATQAYATAQRCVELAVRWCRDRETFGRPLASRQLVRHRLAEMHTRAEAARSYVHEVAARVAAGEPVVTEVAMAKNMAVAACDQVVDQALQLHGGFGYLRDAEVERHYRDARILGIGGGTTEIMNEIIAKGMGL, from the coding sequence ATGAGCATCGTGGACACCCCGGAGCGGCGGCAACTGCGCGAGCTGACGCGCGCCTTCGTGACCCGCGAGGTGCTGCCGCATCTCGACGAGTGGGAACGCGCCGGTGAGGTGCCCCGGGCACTGCACGCCACCGCCGCGAAGCTCGGCCTGCTCGGCATCAGCTTCCCCGAGTCGGTCGGCGGCAGCGGCGGTGATCTGCTCGACTCGATCATCGTGACCGAGGAGCTGATCCGCTCCGGCGGCTCGTCCGGCCTGGTCGCCGCGCTATTCACGCACGGCATCGCGTTGCCACACATGGTCGCGGCAGCCGGCGTCCACCCCGGCGGCTCGCTGGGCGGCCGGCTCGGCGGCACGACGACGCCCGGCGCCGACGACCTGGTCGAGCGGTACGTCCGGCCCACCCTGGCCGGCACGATGATCGGCGCGCTGGCGATCACCGAGCCGGACGGCGGCTCGGACGTGGCCGGGATCCGCACCACCGCCCGCCGCGACGGCGACCACTACGTGGTGAACGGGTCGAAGACGTACATCACCAGCGGGCACCGGGCCGACTTCGTGACCACGGCGGTCTGCACCGAATTTCCGGGTAGCGGCGAACTCACCCTGCTAGTGATCGACAAGGGCACGCCCGGCTTCACCGTGGGCCGCCGGTTGGAGAAGCTCGGCTGGCACTGCTCCGACACCGCCGAACTCTCCTTCGTGGACGTACGGGTGCCGGTGGCGAACCGGATCGGCGCGGAGAACACCGGCTTCCTGGCGATCATGCAGCACTTCGCGGCGGAGCGGCTCTCGCTGGCCACCCAGGCGTACGCCACCGCGCAGCGCTGTGTCGAGCTGGCCGTGCGCTGGTGCCGGGACCGGGAGACCTTCGGGCGGCCGCTGGCCAGCCGGCAGTTGGTCCGGCACCGGCTGGCCGAGATGCACACCCGCGCCGAGGCGGCCCGGTCGTACGTGCACGAGGTGGCCGCCCGGGTGGCGGCCGGGGAGCCGGTGGTGACCGAGGTGGCGATGGCCAAGAACATGGCGGTGGCCGCCTGCGACCAGGTCGTCGACCAGGCGTTGCAGTTGCACGGTGGCTTCGGCTACCTCCGCGACGCCGAGGTGGAGCGGCACTACCGGGACGCCCGGATCCTCGGCATCGGCGGCGGCACCACCGAGATCATGAATGAGATCATCGCGAAGGGGATGGGGCTGTGA